From Podospora bellae-mahoneyi strain CBS 112042 chromosome 5, whole genome shotgun sequence:
GTCACTCCTTTGACGGTCAGGACGGCAAGCTCAACACCTGAGGTGAGACTGGGTTACCAGTCCCACTCGCTAGAAGAAGGTGATACACTCACCGAGTTCTCTTGCACTATTCCGCTATCTCCGAGGTCACTAGCGCAATTCTTCCCAACTGTCAGTCACGTTCACTGCTACTGTAGCAGTGACGGGACGAGACCAAAAAAACCCCGAGCTATCCGTTCGCTTGGGAATAAGGTGGTCCTGTCAAATAGATTAAGTCGGTAGTTCGACCTTTCAAGTCATTCAAGCGAGGAAAATAGGAAGGATCATGTGGCATCAGGGACTGCATGGAAGAAGCCGTTGGGGATTCTGAAGGAAGTTTTTTGTGCCGCGCTATTGCAGTCTAAGAACAGGAAACTCGATGGCTATGCTGTGGGAAATATAGTGTGTTTAATATCAAGCAATAAGCGATTTCCAGGCGCCTGGTTCTGCTCTGTGAAACTCAGCCCTGCCCATAGGTTAAGTGACGAATTGACAGCTAGAGATCGACAATCTTGACAGGCGGGGGGACCTGGGGTAATCGTGCTGGATCGGACCCAGACCAAAGAAATCAAGCTGCGGATTTAGCACAGTTTTCGATCTACATGCCCGATGAATCCCTCAATCAAAAAAAGTGACGGTCATAGCTACGCCACGGCGTATAAGCTAATAGCACCGAATCGCATGGCTGTACTTTGCAGTCTCCTCGGAACAAGCTGCCGATAGGTCCTATTGCTCCTCAGCCACGCAACAAAAGCTGGTCGCTGATGGGCGTGGCCCCCCTTCTCGAATTTTGAAACCAATCAGTGCTTACTCTTTGCGAAGGAGCAGGTGCAATCTCCCTCAGAGAACACGAACAGAATGCCGGCATCCCAAGGTTACATTCTTCGCACTGCGACGTTGGGACCGTGCAGGAAGGATGTTAGCGAACTGACACATCCCGCAGGCTGTCGTTGGGACGGTGGCACCCCATGCAGATCAAAGCCGGGCTTCGCACTTCAGCGAGTCCGTTAAGGGATGCCGAACCCCTATCGTTCTTCCAGAAGCTTACGAGCTTAAAATAGATGAATATTGCGACGGTGATATACATCTTGTTTCTCACAGCATTAATACAACGCCATCGCTAACTCCGCGAACCACCATAGTTACCCCTGGGTATTGTTAGTGGTGGGCTTTTACAATATGGACAGGTTCGAGAAAGGATTCGTAAGCTCTTCAATAGTGTGATGTCAACTTCCAGCCGCCGTAACGCTCAATAATCAATACGCCCATAGCAGACTAACAAGGTTGGCCGTTTGAACTTAAAAAGATGAGGCGACGGGTGGCGCCGGCTCGGATTTAGGTCTGTACGACTAACCTCAACCTTGGCATAAGGGACGTTTGTAGGCCTAACAGACGTCGGATGCGATATGCAGCCGTCTTACTCATGCACTGAGATCTCGACCTGATTCATGTGATTAAGAAGAAGCTCGTCGGATCTTGTGTGACCAATGCCAGAGCCCTGGAACCAACACGAACAACGATGACGCTCTGGCAAGGTTGACAAGGACCACTTGCTCCCGGGAGCAGCCACGTGCAGCCGCATATCACATATCTCCACTGCTTACCTACTTTCCTACCCATGAGCCATGGGTCCTAGGTACTGTTCCTCCCGACAAAAGCGGCTCCCGCGCCACACTGACCTTGACAGCTCGCGGGTGCACTGCGCTCGGCCGAATCCTTCTTCACACCGAACTCTGCTCCATATCCAGAGTAGTTTGGATACCAACTAGGTTCCCATCACGAGAGCCCTCTGACTCCTATCCGCAGTCACCCACTACGGAATGTGTAACCCCCCGCCTGGCCCTCATTTTCATCCCATATTGCGACCCTAACGTTAACGCAAGGTACACTCCGCGGCTCGTACCACGTGGCCCCATGTCCCTCGTCTGAACAATAGGGGCACCCGCAAGCTGGGAGCAAAGACCCAACCCGAGCTTGTCATCATTCAAGGAAAGGATCGTCACCTTGCAGCTTTTATTGACATCTAGCGCCTCCTCtggcatcaacatcaaccatgACAAGCCCTCGAGAGCTGATGTCGTATATACGAGACGGCACAAAGTTCCTCGACAGCTTCATCGTGTATCAGGCACTGATACCTAGTCGTTCAGGAACAAACATGACAATGCTTAGACACGGCTCTTTTGATCCCGCAGGGTGCGTGCTCAagctgaccaccaccaccatccccacgCTCTGGACGAATGCGGCGCTGTTAAAATTACCATCACCAATGCTTCCCTTTTCTGTGAAGTCTGTCTGGGGTGGTGGCATGATCGGTCCGCCGTTGCGGATGAGGCAGGATGAAGCTATCCTCGTGGACATAGAGTTATCGGGCTGGCCGGAAGCCTTCCTATACCCTGGAGGAAATATTGATTTCAAAGACGCCTTCGTTGAAGACATCACGAGTATAAGAAGATGGCCATGTGCGCGTTATCAAACACCTTTGTCTCACATCCTCAAGCTGAGAAAGAGCCTTCGGCATACTACCTACTTCTTACACTCTTTTGATATCATTACTTTGCTTGACCAGCTGGTCCATCAGACACTATGAAGCAGACGCTTCTTGCCCTCGGGGCTTTCTTTACAGCCGTCACGGCTATCGCCCTTCCTCTTGACTCTTTGCAGTCGAACCCTCATCTCACACCTCTGAAGCCTCGTCAGGGTTGTGAAAACACTCCGACTTCCCGTGAATGCTGGGGAGAGTTTGGTCTTGATACCAATTACTACACCACCTGGCCCAACACCGGAAACACCAGGGAGTACTGGCTCTCTGTCCGGCAGGGAGACTGCTCCCCTGACGGCTACCTTCGAACATGCATGACCTTTAACGGCACTATTCCTGGCCCCACGATCTTTGCCGATTGGGGCGATGACCTTGTCATCCATGTCACCAATAACATGCTGGAGAACGGGACAGCCATTCACTGGCATGGTCTCCATATGAGGGATAACTCTCTTAATGATGGTATGTTGACTTTCTCATACTACTCCCCCACGAGGGATCATAATGTTAACGGGTGTTGATAGGCGTGCCTGGCGTTACTCAGTGTGGTATCCGCCCTGGTGACACCCAAACCTACCGGTTCAAGGTCACCCAATATGGCTCGACTTGGTACCACTCTCATTTCTCTCTGCAGTACGCTGAAGGTCTCTTTGGCGGCATGATCTTCAATGGTCCCGCTACTGCAGACTATGAGGTTGACCTTGGCAACTTGTTCCTCTCTGACTGGGGCCACACTGAGGCATTCCATCTCTGGAGTACTGTCGCCAAGGGCGGTAGACCTCCCACGCTTGAAACGGGTCTCATCAACGGCACCAACACTATTACCCCTAACTGCAACCCTGCCACCGACGCTCGCTGCGTTGGACAGGGTGCAAAGCACGAGATCATTTTCAAGGAGAACACAACATATCTCATCCGTCTCGTCAACCCGGCTGTTGACTCAGTGTTCGACTTCAGCATTGATCAGCATGACCTGACTGTTATCGCCCAAGATCTTGTCCCAATCAAGCCTTACACCACAGACTCGGTTCAGATCTCCATGGGTCAAAGATATGATATCGTCGTCACagccaagcccaagaacaAGACCGCCGACGGCAACTACTGGCTCCGCGCCGGACTCATCCCAGGATGCAGCGGTCCCAACCTCAACGCTGCAAACATCACCGGCATTGTCCGCTACAACAAGGATAGCACTgcactcccctcctccaccaaccacaacaccattTCCACCAGCTGCCTCGGCGAACCTCTCGCCAGTCTCGAGCCCTACCTCGAACTGAACGTGACAAACAtgttcaacaccaccctcgagaACCTGGGCACTAGGCCACAGGGCGTCGACGGCGCGGAGTGGTTCCAGTGGACGCTCAATACCTCCTCCCTGCACCTCgacccatcccaccccacGCTGGAGCACGTCTTCAACAACGAAAGCATCTTCCCCACCCCTTACAACGTGGTGGGTGTGCAGCCTTCCGGCACCGGtgagcagcagtggcaggTGCTCATCATCCAAGACCAAACTCAGATTGGGTAAgtttcttccccttccctttcccctcacCTTGCCATCCATCATTGACTAACGCTCCTTCTCAGCGCCGCCCACCCAATCCACCTCCACGGTCACGACTTCTGGGTACTGGCCGCAGTTCCCCAAGCAACCTTCAACGGCGACACCTCCGGTTtcaacaccgccaacccctcccgcCGCGACGTCGCCGTCCTCCCCGGGCGCGGCTACCTCGCTATCGCGTTCGAGCTCGACAACCCCGGTGCTTGGCTGGTGCACTGTCACATCGCCTGGCACGCCAGCCAGGGCTTGTCCCTGGAATTTGTCGAGAGCCAGAGCAAGATCAGGAGCGGACTGCTGCAGAGGGACATCGATGAGTTTGAGCGGACTTGCCAGAGGTGGACGGGCTGGCCGCCTGTTCACCCGCAGGAGGACTCTGGTATTTAAGTGAGATTTCAGGCTCCtaggaggtggtggtttccTTTGTACCTGCTGTATCTACATGGGGGTTTCTTTGAGTTCTTGGGTCTTGGATAactggttggtggttgcgCATAGACGGGGTCTCGTTATGGGGTCGTGTTAGTGTATGAGAACACTTTCAAGGTATTTTGTGCAGGGTAACAAACTGACAGGGAAATGTACTTTTCGATTGGGTTTGTCATTGAAACATTGGTTCGTGTGCACTATGTGGGGATGAGTGGTGTTTGGATGAGAGATGTGTGGGTAAGTGGTGCTTTCGAGAGTAATGTTTCAATGACCAAGCGAATCCTGGACAGTCGTATCTTATGAGATGAGAAGTGCCTGGATGAATCAGGCCTGGACAGGTAAGGTAATGTCATGATGAGTCGTGCCGGAATAAGTTATGTTGTGACGGTTGATGCCTCACACATAAGGATTTCCTACAACGACACTGTCTGTATGAGTAATGTTTGCATAGTCAATATTTGCATAAAGAATATCTGGATAAAAATGTCTGATTGACCAAATCGCTTGATCAGTGATGTCTAGATAAGTGATGCCTGGGCAAATGGCACCCGGGTGTGCGAGGGAGGGTGTGAGAGACTACGCTTGTTGCATTGTTAGGTAGCGTAGATGAAGTAGCGTTGGGTTGTTCGTCCGACGAGGTTCGTACTGCCTCCCTTGCTCTCGTCTGTTCACTGACTGCGTTGCAATTGCCCATCACGGATTTATGAGTATATGTTCCCAGGCAATAGACGGAACGCTACAGCCAACGTGAACGGCGTTCCTGCTCTCAAGTGAACCTCCACAAGTCACGGTCGGTCCATATATCGTACACAAATCACACTTATTGAGCCTCTTCCAGTCTTGGAAGATACACCTGCTCAATCCTCACTCTCATGACCCTCTCAGCAGAAGCAGGATCCATCCCCTTTCCCTGCTCGGGACCagccctcatcatcttgcCGACCAAGAATCCCAGCTTGCCCTGGGGGTAAGCTTTGCTCTTTCCCTGCTTAAACTTGAGGAAGTCCTGCAACACCTTCTCCTGGCCCTCGATCACCTCATCAGCAATGGCCGCATAGTCTGCCTCAGTAATTTCCTTGTACCACAAATCTTGACTGTCAATCTGCTCAGTCACTCCACCAGTCGCAATCGTTCCTCGGAAAACATCCCAGAGCAAATCCTTCGCCACCTTGGCCGTGATCTTCTTCTGATGCAAGTAAAACAAAATGGCAGCCAAATCCTGCTCCGGCACTTGACTGGTGacctcctcagcagcggcctcccccacctcttCCGCCTCAGTCAGCTTCCCCAACTCATGCAGACACCAATTTGCCGCCAGCATCGTatgcctcttctcccccccttccaccgcctcaacccccaacatcctctccaactcctccaacaccccatAAAAAtactccaacctcccctctatcaacatcaacgccatcGCATCCCTCTCGCTcaacccaaacctccccatcaataccccaacctcctcatccggcaacatccccatcgtttcctccaacctctccaccaagtCCCTcccaatcaccaccggccccaaATCCGGATCAGGCATATACCTAtaatccacctccccctccttccctctcaacctcctcgtctccatactccccaagctccaccccctcgtctccccttcaatcctccccccttcctccaacaccctAATCTGCCTATCCCTCTCAGCAATAATcgcatcctccaccgccttaAAACTACTCAAATTCTTAATCTCCGTCCTCGTCCCCagctcttcttccccagtCCTCTTGACGGAAACGTTGACATCCGCTCGTAAACCACCTTGCTCCAGCCCAGAAATACAAGCATCCACGCTCTTAAGCAGCATCTGCACCTTCCTCACAAATGCCGCCGCTGTGGCAGGGCGGTGGATACACGGCTCGGTGATGATTTCCACCAGCGGCACACCCACCCTGTTGAAATCAAGATAGTGCGTAGAGTTAGGTTGCGCGAGCGTCTTGGCCGTGTCCTGCTCCATTTGGACTTGTTTTATCCCCACTGTTACCTGCTCCCCGTCTTCTGCTGCGATGCCATCCCGCGGGTACAAGGTTACCGAACCTGATCGGGCAAAGGGGTGGTAATACTGCGTTATTTGGTAACCAGAAGGCTGGTCCCAGTGGAAGTAGTGTTTTCGATCGAATCGGGAGATGAACTCGATGTCGCAGTTGAGGGCTAGGGCGGCGCGGATGGCGGGGAtgagggttgttggctggAATGAGGGTTGGGAGCCGGGGATGGCGAGGTCGAAGGGGGCGACGTGGGtattggggtggtggtggtgggctgcgTCGTcggagctgctgctgggggtcGAGGCGTGGGAGAAgagcttggagggggtgttgagtTGGGCATGGATTTCGATGCCGACGGTGAGGTCCCAGCCGGGGACGGTTTGGTTGTCGGATTTTTTTAGCTTTTTCTTGGGGGAGCCGGAAAGTTTGGCGGCCTTGGCTTGGTCTTTGAGCTGTTTGCGGAGGGGGATAATCTGGGGTTGCTGGtcggagggggttggaggggtggtggacaaggtTCGGAGGGGCAGTATTGGTGGTGCGAGGGTGGATGATCTAAGATGGAGGCAGCCGCGGCGGGTTAATTGGCCGGTTAGAAGGTATCTTCTCAGCTCAGTGGTGGGTATTCGCGccatggttgtggtgttggcttTGCCATCTTTAGAAAAAGTTCGAGGCTTCATTGGGATGACGTTGAAGCTTGGGTACGGCTTTGGaggtggcccaagctccttTCCCCTGTTGCCAAGACTTGCCACTAAATGGGGAGTCTgctccacaacctccactCTCGTGCCACAATATAATTATCCCCTCCAGCCgcttcctcaaccacctcgccAATCCCACGTTATGAGACTTCCGCAGGGAAAAGCCAAGGAGGCAGCGGCATAAAACCCTCTCCATTCAAGTCAGAAAACGTATTCAACAACCATCCGGCAGCCAAATTCACATTCCCAAGCCACTTTATGACGCTTGAGTAGGTTAACATGCCTTTGAATGTCAATTCATaggtatttaaaaaaaagtataaaggACAATAAACATAGTTTAAACGCTTTTACTAATAGCCTTCAAAATATCATGAAAAGCCCTGTAAAAGAAAGTTAACAAATGTCACAGTGAAGCTAACAGGCAGGACGGACCGTGTGCGGGGTACAACAAGCACAGTCAATCGTTTTAGAACCAATCAGGACGGGGGATAGCTTCACCTGTGGGATCATTGCCAAAGAGTCAATGATCTAGGAGACTAgtaggtatatatatacggaggaactggcgggtgtagatagacagttccgcagtatgcaattcaatagttatattcacggtatcttgtgattacattgagacatctgttgtgcactgtttagctgcaccgaaccaattgtTAGAAGTTGCCTTTAACCAGTATCCCattcagaggttctgtacaggggttcgttatagtTCGTCACACTTTAGTATGTGGAGCTTGACCTTTACTACTAGTTACTATAGCTTCCCAGAAGCAATATAGCATTCTTCTCGTTTCTAGAATCCTTAAAGTAGGCTAAAGTCTATTGGAAATAGCCATATTTAGTATTAagaattataaatattatactataatagTTAAAGCTAACTACGTCGCTAGGTCTATTGTTAGAAATAATAGATAGGCGAGCTAAGACGTCCCACGAAGCCTTGACGCGGTGGCTTTGCTACCCTGCAATACAGAACTCTATACCGTCACTAAAATTTAAAATAATTCGATAAATAATAGTACAACGTTCCATCGCCTTTTCTTAACCCCGATTTACGCTCTTAGCATATAGTCTCTAGGTCTTTATATATCGGTCGGGTACTTagtttattttattatttattttcaGCTCTATTACTTTACACTACATTAGACTCACAGAACTTTACCGCCGCCTTCGGAGGAAATTAGAATGGTCACCTATCGGACATTAAGTAAAATTCAGAAAGGACTACGAAACTGATATACTTTAAAGGCTACATTTTGTTTAATCTTATAGTTGCTGTAACGTCGAAGTCGAAATATTACCGTATTACGGTAACTACAGATACGCTCCTTGATTTCCAATCCTGGGTTCGCGACAGAAAGATTTAGGAAGACTTTGGGCTAGTACCTTATAGCAGCTGTCGCTACATTGCGTAGTTTCTGTGCATGGAGATGAAACTGTTGCTTGGGAAGATTTTTGGAACAGGCTCTTAAATACATTAACAATGCCGTCAGTTTCGAGGTAAGTACTTCATACAATCTCAGCTCGCTATATAACATTTACTTTGCTCTAACATTATCCTCCCTCAAACAACAGTTAGAAACCACCCTTAACCCGGAATCTTTAGATAACTTCATATTCGATGAGTCTTGCAACCGGTCTAAACTctacttttctcttcttgaaATCTTACGGACCTCGTCCAACATAATTAGGAGCACTTTTAGTAACTGGTCCAGCATAGAAAAAGAGTGGCAGCAGGACACTAGGCTTCAGCACGCGTGGCCGGAATATAATCGTCAGGTAGCTTTCTATAATTGGAACAAGCCTACTTTAGCTCTTAGGGATCTATATAAACGACTGGACAATTAAATTATTCGGAAAATGAAAGAGCTCTAAAAGTGTTCGTGATGGTATAGGAACTTCTTCTTTGCCAGGGCCGTATTCCCATAGTTCAGTTTTGCTGACCTCTTTAAAGCTGTTCAACGCTACATCCCTTCGCGAATTAACAAAGAGCATTACCCTAAATCGAGCTATCTACGTCTTTACCATTATCACCGTGATTTACACCCCAATTGGCTTCCTTGCAATATATGATTTGATCATATATATCTTGTCTTCTTTTTTAACCTCCAGGTTACATTCATGAGGACTTTCGTGGGATCTGAATGGTTTTATGTATACCGGCCCATGGGTTAAACGAATAGCAAAAGTACTTCTGTTGTTTTTGATCACACTCCTACTGATCATGCCAGTGGTTTTTTGCAATCTCACCAACACCTTGTCGATCAGAATCTTCGTAGTCATGGCATGGACAATCTCTTACCTCGTCATACTCTTCGCGTTAACCAAGTCAAGGACCGTGGACTTGGTGTTGGCAGGTGCAACGTGAGTTCTCGagcccaccctccccaagaCTTTTGCGTAGCCTTGGTGTGTACTCATACGAGACTTTTAGGTATGCCACCGTTCTTATTGTCTTTGTGTCCAGTACCACGGACCACTAGAATATTAGGAATGGCAACAACACAGCTTTCTGGGGATAGCAGCCTTTTCAGCCGGTCGTTCTATAGATCTTGGTTTATATATGCTACAAAACATCCATGCACACACATCACACATAAAACGAACGTGCGACCACTTCACTTGACCCCCAGATTACCACAGATCGGCGCGGGTACGTCTTGAACCTACTCTGGGTCCAAACAAGCCTCACAAACGCATAATCCTCAGGACTACCTGCGATCGTGGGAACCGTTCACTAAACTCACTCCCTCCATCCTCAGATCAGCCAGGCTGATTATAAATGCGGCAAAAACTCCGTCCACTCCACCGTCTCATACAACCCCCTCGGcgcccccctcaaactcacAAAAGCCTCCACAACCAAATACACCCTCGCAACCACAAAAgcccccaaaaccacatACACCCCCAGCCTGCGTCCCCACCTCACCAATTTCCCCCGCCCCTTGCCATCTTTCCCCGTCAAAGTAATCGGCATAGAAGGATTAACCCCCGAAACCCACCCATCAAACCTAGGCCAGCACTGCCTCGCAGAGAAAAAaccccacaacaccacacccgAAGCCGTTATCGTCAACGCAGAAACAATCCACAGTATCCTCTCTGCCTCTGCAACAAAGCTAAACGTCTCGAAATTGTTGAAGCCCGCTGAGCAATGCAGCGCTCCATAAGCTGCGGCTGTGGCAGCGAGTACGGCACGGAGGCGGTCACGGTGGATGTTGACTTGGCCGAGAGAGAGCTtatggggagaggggaagtTGACTATGTGAGGGGCGAGGTAATCTGCCTCGCCGAAGAAGTGGGCTAGTTTGGGGCCGAAGCCGAGGGTGAAGTAGTAGGGCTGGTAGTCGGGacgggaggagcagagggtgCGCAGGCGGTCGGCGGCGTGGGAGGcggtttggaggaggggagaggggattAATGGTCGAGTTTGCGCGGTAGGatcggtggaggagggaggtttttGAGCGTCGGGGAAGCCACGGCGGCAGTAGCGGCTGTGTCGAATGGAGAAGGTGTCGTATGGAGGCTTGAAGTAATCGAGGCATTGAGGGGAGACCAGGGGTGCGTTCAGGTTGAATTGGTAGCGATAACTGGTGTTTCTTGCATTTTGTGGTCTCTTGCTCTCAGCTGTGGCCGTGTCGGTTTCGGACCAGAGCTGACCAAAGCCGAGGAAGGCAGCTGGGTTCCTGGAGCCAGGTGACCCGATGGAGAGATGGGTAGTAAGTTCTGACAGCTCTTGACGGGAAGTCTGCGATGCAAGTGCTGGTGTTTGATCTGGCGAGGAAAGTGCTGGCGATGGATAACTCTCTGGCAGTCTCCAAAtcctctcatcatcttcttcttccaccacatGCACAAAGCACCTGATGTCCATGATTCCGTGCTCATCCACGCCACTTGTCTCTGGTGAGCAGAGGTGCATGAGCGCCAGCGCCTCGCTCATTCTCTCATCAACTGGGAGCAACGTCGGCACCAGAATATCCAAGGGCTTGTGCCACCACAGCAGGTAGATACCCAGCGCACAAGCAACATGCCCGCAGGTGTTGATCTCCAACAAAGATATTGGCAGATGCTTTGCTGCTCGACCGATCACCTGAATCACCATCCACCCAGCCTGGAAACAAACAATGCTCTTTGCCAGCCAATCTGCCTTGCTCTTATCCCTAATCTGAGACTCTTGAATGGTGGGCAGATCCCCCAAGAACGACAGCAGTCTGATACCCTCAGCGGTAACAGTCACTCGCCTCGGCTTTCCATCGACATCCATCCCGGCAGACTCAGGGAGATCAGCCACAAAGCCGCCCATAACGGCAAAGAAGCACTGCCCAATATCCCAGACTTGCCCGTTACCACCCCGACTCTTGACATCAATTTCGATTTGCCCCTTCAGCCAGGTAGCGACAATGAActgcgctgctgctgtagccacaaccacctcagGCGCGAAGATTCCGTAGACGACCCATTTCGCCTTGTCGAGAAACTGAAGCCGAAGGCTGTTACTGTGAGACTCGGGTGGTACGTTGAGGTGGAGTGCTGAGAAGACACAAAGTGTGAGGGTAACGACACATGAAAAGACAAGAGAGAAGGTACCCCGCCCATTGGGTTCAGGCTGCCAGCCTATTTTgtcatcctctccaacgaCTAAgcccaagaagaggagaaaaaggacGGCGCTAAATGTTGCCATTTGGCTGTAGTACCATCATCATTTTCAGCACTCCTGCTGCACAAGTCAAACCTGGGGTGCGGTTGGGAAGGGCTTTTGACCTGCCCAAGATAACGACAACACATGCAGCTGAAAGATTGAGGGTTTGTGGGCGTTGCTGAGAGGTTGCCCACTTAGTATGAGTGTGCCTGGGTAAGCCGACTCCTCAGCGAATGAGAATGCTACAATTCTCCAAGCTCCGTCTTATGGGCTGACGCATCCACACCTGATGCGACTTTGCTGGATTACTTCCGTGGCTGGGGTTTGTGTCAAGGAGGCTGAAGAAACAAGATAAGGCAGACTGGACAAGATGGGTTAAACCTGCTGTGATGTGTAGGTACCTGGTGATTCTCCAGATTTGTTCGACACAACCATGAGGCCGTAAGCCACGGGGACGGGTTTTGCACGAATACTTCATTTCAGCATCACTGAAAGAGTTCGGTGATTCATTTTCACCTTTGATTGCAACGTTCATCAAGTTTCATCAATTTACGCAAACCTCCCCTCTAGCCCCTACCTGCCATCGCCCTGCGCCACGGCGATCAAAAAGCCACCCTTAATCCCCCGCGCCCTCGCCTCTCTTAGCGTTCTCCTCTCTATTTATCCTCGACCAACAACCCTCACACGCAGTCCCGCTGTGCCAGGGAATAAACCACTCCGAAACCTCATAATACGTCATCATTCACCGCTTCTCCCTCAGGAACCTCAGCAACTCCCTTTTCTACCTGCACACACCTGGTCTCTTTCGCCAGCATGTCCTTCGTCAGCTCCGTAACCTTTGCCTTGTGTTCATCAATCTCGACCTTCATTTCGGAGTTGATCTTCCATTCTGGGGGTTATGGTCTgctggacgagctggcgGACTGTCTGCAGCTGCTAGCAAGGGTGACATGTTCGCCCCtaggttgctgctgctgctgtaaTCCCGCTGGCTGACAGATCGATATTGACAGGGGCGACATTGCCAGTGAcatactgctgctgctgtaaCCAGCTGGCTGAATAATCGACATTTGATATGGCCGACAGTACCACTGGCATATTGTTGCTGATGTGACCCGCCGACATCTTGAGGAGGCGCGCCACTATGGTGAGTAGGAGCGTTGGTCTGAGCCTCCTCCTGTACGGGGTGATCCAACCCGCAGAACTCtggccatcttgaccagGAGGATGACCAtgctcaacaagcccaaTAGTAaatcctgctgctgctggatcgc
This genomic window contains:
- a CDS encoding hypothetical protein (CAZy:AA1; EggNog:ENOG503NVU0; COG:Q); translation: MKQTLLALGAFFTAVTAIALPLDSLQSNPHLTPLKPRQGCENTPTSRECWGEFGLDTNYYTTWPNTGNTREYWLSVRQGDCSPDGYLRTCMTFNGTIPGPTIFADWGDDLVIHVTNNMLENGTAIHWHGLHMRDNSLNDGVPGVTQCGIRPGDTQTYRFKVTQYGSTWYHSHFSLQYAEGLFGGMIFNGPATADYEVDLGNLFLSDWGHTEAFHLWSTVAKGGRPPTLETGLINGTNTITPNCNPATDARCVGQGAKHEIIFKENTTYLIRLVNPAVDSVFDFSIDQHDLTVIAQDLVPIKPYTTDSVQISMGQRYDIVVTAKPKNKTADGNYWLRAGLIPGCSGPNLNAANITGIVRYNKDSTALPSSTNHNTISTSCLGEPLASLEPYLELNVTNMFNTTLENLGTRPQGVDGAEWFQWTLNTSSLHLDPSHPTLEHVFNNESIFPTPYNVVGVQPSGTGEQQWQVLIIQDQTQIGAAHPIHLHGHDFWVLAAVPQATFNGDTSGFNTANPSRRDVAVLPGRGYLAIAFELDNPGAWLVHCHIAWHASQGLSLEFVESQSKIRSGLLQRDIDEFERTCQRWTGWPPVHPQEDSGI
- a CDS encoding hypothetical protein (EggNog:ENOG503NWC1; BUSCO:EOG09262MFL; COG:J) — encoded protein: MKPRTFSKDGKANTTTMARIPTTELRRYLLTGQLTRRGCLHLRSSTLAPPILPLRTLSTTPPTPSDQQPQIIPLRKQLKDQAKAAKLSGSPKKKLKKSDNQTVPGWDLTVGIEIHAQLNTPSKLFSHASTPSSSSDDAAHHHHPNTHVAPFDLAIPGSQPSFQPTTLIPAIRAALALNCDIEFISRFDRKHYFHWDQPSGYQITQYYHPFARSGSVTLYPRDGIAAEDGEQVTVGIKQVQMEQDTAKTLAQPNSTHYLDFNRVGVPLVEIITEPCIHRPATAAAFVRKVQMLLKSVDACISGLEQGGLRADVNVSVKRTGEEELGTRTEIKNLSSFKAVEDAIIAERDRQIRVLEEGGRIEGETRGWSLGSMETRRLRGKEGEVDYRYMPDPDLGPVVIGRDLVERLEETMGMLPDEEVGVLMGRFGLSERDAMALMLIEGRLEYFYGVLEELERMLGVEAVEGGEKRHTMLAANWCLHELGKLTEAEEVGEAAAEEVTSQVPEQDLAAILFYLHQKKITAKVAKDLLWDVFRGTIATGGVTEQIDSQDLWYKEITEADYAAIADEVIEGQEKVLQDFLKFKQGKSKAYPQGKLGFLVGKMMRAGPEQGKGMDPASAERVMRVRIEQVYLPRLEEAQ
- a CDS encoding hypothetical protein (EggNog:ENOG503NYSU); the protein is MATFSAVLFLLFLGLVVGEDDKIGWQPEPNGRGTFSLVFSCVVTLTLCVFSALHLNVPPESHSNSLRLQFLDKAKWVVYGIFAPEVVVATAAAQFIVATWLKGQIEIDVKSRGGNGQVWDIGQCFFAVMGGFVADLPESAGMDVDGKPRRVTVTAEGIRLLSFLGDLPTIQESQIRDKSKADWLAKSIVCFQAGWMVIQVIGRAAKHLPISLLEINTCGHVACALGIYLLWWHKPLDILVPTLLPVDERMSEALALMHLCSPETSGVDEHGIMDIRCFVHVVEEEDDERIWRLPESYPSPALSSPDQTPALASQTSRQELSELTTHLSIGSPGSRNPAAFLGFGQLWSETDTATAESKRPQNARNTSYRYQFNLNAPLVSPQCLDYFKPPYDTFSIRHSRYCRRGFPDAQKPPSSTDPTAQTRPLIPSPLLQTASHAADRLRTLCSSRPDYQPYYFTLGFGPKLAHFFGEADYLAPHIVNFPSPHKLSLGQVNIHRDRLRAVLAATAAAYGALHCSAGFNNFETFSFVAEAERILWIVSALTITASGVVLWGFFSARQCWPRFDGWVSGVNPSMPITLTGKDGKGRGKLVRWGRRLGVYVVLGAFVVARVYLVVEAFVSLRGAPRGLYETVEWTEFLPHL